The following coding sequences are from one Loxodonta africana isolate mLoxAfr1 chromosome 18, mLoxAfr1.hap2, whole genome shotgun sequence window:
- the INCA1 gene encoding protein INCA1, with protein MQVQEDGDNFIPFAKRSRVVSRSPPPSLPSQNLRMTPQRYGDIFWEKLSQRTSPIWMEEQYIPPMLRATGRSQAGLCAPGGLPPPEMLCRRKRRKPRLAGVQQGPVGIPARVRAVTYHLEDLRRRQRIIDELKKAQWGSSGATSEPLVLGGEGPRFSHTTGYPDLEEEQPTDHFLTPGRAQLLWSPWSPLGQEESCLSRGPSFLASYSTVTASRRPLYGPWRMEFESEE; from the exons ATGCAGGTACAGGAAGATGGAGACAACTTCATTCCCTTTGCCAA GCGTTCCAGGGTGGTCAGCCGATCTCCACCCCCCAGCTTGCCttcccagaacctcagaatgACACCTCAGCGTTACGGAGACATCTTCTGGGAGAAGCTTAGTCAAAGGACCAG CCCCATCTGGATGGAGGAACAGTACATTCCACCCATGCTG AGAGCCACTGGTCGCTCCCAGGCTGGCCTGTGTGCTCCTGGGGGGCTCCCACCCCCAGAGATGCTTtgcagaagaaagagaaggaagccaCGTTTGGCAGGGGTGCAGCAGGGACCTGTGGGCATCCCAGCCCGGGTAAGAGCTGTCACTTATCACCTGGAGGATCTAAGGAGGCGCCAAAGAATCATTGATGA ACTGAAGAAGGCCCAGTGGGGCAGCTCTGGGGCAACCTCTGAGCCCCTGGTGCTTGGTGGAGAGGGCCCAAGATTTTCCCACACCACTGGATACCCTGATCTGGAAGAGGAGCAGCCCACAGACCATTTCCTCACTCCTGGCAGGGCCCAG CTGCTTTGGTCTCCCTGGAGTCCTCTGGGCCAGGAGGAGTCTTGCCTCTCCCGGGGCCCTAGCTTCCTAGCCTCCTACAGCACTGTCACAGCCAGTAGGAGGCCCCTGTATGGTCCCTGGCGGATGGAATTTGAGTCTGAGGAGTAA